TTTAATATGATCAAGGTCTTGAATTACGATCACCTGAATACCATTAACCTGTAATTGATTGACCATCCTGTCAAATTCGGCTATGGCCAATGTATTAGTGTTTATGGAATCTCCATCCTGTTGCTGAAAACTGTTGCTTGCGGCGGTCTGTTGATTAAATCCAAAGTTTGCAGGCCTAACCATGAGAATTTTATTTGTAAGTTGTTTGGACATTCCGAATATTAAGAGGGTTAATAAATTATTCTTTATCTGCAAGCGCCAGTAATCTAATCCTGTAAGCTTCTGTTTCGCCAAGGTACTTTCTGATTCACCAGTGCATAAAATAAAGTAAGGGTGTTAAAACTATGGCAATAAAAACTTTATAAATGTAATTAACGGTTCCAATTGCAAGAACTGTTTTCAAAGGCCAATTTGCACCAATATAAAAGGCTATCCATAAAACGATATAACTATCAAAAAATTGAGAGATTAATGTTGAACCTGTCGCCCGTAGCCAAATTTTTTTTTCGCCTGTTAGCAATTTAATTTTCCTAAAAATAAAGGCATCCAAGAGCTGTGCTATAAAAAATGCAATCAAGGATGCAAAAATAATTTTTAAACCTTGTCCAAAAACAAGACTATAAGCGGTATTATAATTTCCAACTTGTTCAGAAAGTTGCATTTTTTCGGATTCAGTTGTTGCAAAATCGAGATGAGATTGAACCCAAAAATCTGCCGGAACCAAATTTATGGCAAAATAAATCAAAATAAAGGAATAACTTATCATGCCTATGGCCAAATAAGAAAGACGAATTACACCTTTTTTACCAAAATATTCATTTATAATATCAGTTAGAATAAAAACGATTGGCCATATAAGAACACCAGCAGTAAGTTGAAAACTAAGATTTTCTTGACCAAAAAAGGAAAATGAAAAGGGGTCTATCCCAAGCGTTTTTTCAAGACTGAATATTTTAACCCCTATAAATTCCGCAACCAAGGCGTTTGTGATAAAAACCGCAGCAAGTACAATAAATAAACGATTCGACTTATTTTTGGCCGATTTTTCCATCACAAATAAACAAATGCCGTAATAATAAGTTTATTGTGCTGAATACAATACATGGCCAAATTTGGAATTGATTTAAAAACAGGTAATCTTTCGACCGTAAAAGAAATTATTGTTGGAATAGACCTAGGGACCACAAATAGTCTCATTGCCTATATGGATGGCGATAAGCCTGCAATCATTCCTATTGGTTTTGATGGTAAAGGAATACTACCTTCTGCAATTCACCTGAACGAAAAAGGTGTAATTGAAGTTGGTCATTTTGCACGAGTGAAAAGAATGGCAAACCCACTAACAACAGTGTACTCCATTAAAAGATTGTTAGGTAGAACTATGGAAGACCTACAATCAAATAATATACAACTTCCCTACCCTGTTTTTGGGCACACTGAATCCGGCTATATCAATATACTGCTGAAGGACAAAGTATATTCCCCTGTTGAGTTATCATCATACATATTAAAGGAAGTGAAAGCAGAGGCTGAGTTTATATTGAAACAAAATTTACAAAAAGCAGTCATTACTGTACCTGCATATTTTTCAGATGCTCAAAGGCAAGCCACGCGGTCGGCAGGCGAAATGGCTGGTTTTGAAGTGCTTCGCATCGTAAATGAGCCTACAGCAGCCAGCATGGCTTATGGAATTGGATTAAACAGGGATCTTACGCAAAATATCATGGTCTATGATTTTGGTGGTGGAACCTTTGATGTATCTATATTGAGAATTGAAGATGGAATTTTTGAAGTTCTGTCTACAAATGGTGATAATTTACTTGGCGGAGATGATATTGATGAAGCCATTTTGAAATTTTGGGTGAACAAACATGAAATTTCTCCAGGACATCCCAAAATTGAAGAAATGCGTACCATAGCTGAAGAAGCTAAAAAGCATTTAAGCAACAATGATGTTTTTGAAATTAACTTATCTGAAATCAAACTTAAATTAAATGCGGAAGAGCTCACACGTTTATCTCTACCTTTCATAGAGCGTAGTTTAAACTGTTGTAAAAAAGCATTACAAGACAGTCATCTTCAATTGGAAGATATTGATGAAATAGTCCTGGTAGGAGGTTCAACTCGATTGAAAGACATCAAAATAGCGCTGACGGAAACATTTCACAGGCCTGTCAATGATACTATAGACCCGGATCAAGTTGTAGCATTAGGAGCTGCCATTCAAGCTGATATACTTTCTGGAAACCGAAAAGATTTCTTGCTGCTTGATGTAACTCCGCTGAGTATGGGCATTGAAACTATGGGGGGATTAATGGATAGTATCATTCCTAGAAATTCAAAAATTCCATTAAAACTCGCAAAACAATACACAACTTACAAAGACGGCCAAAAGAATATCAAAATAGCCGTTTATCAAGGTGAAAGA
The genomic region above belongs to Saprospiraceae bacterium and contains:
- a CDS encoding queuosine precursor transporter, encoding MEKSAKNKSNRLFIVLAAVFITNALVAEFIGVKIFSLEKTLGIDPFSFSFFGQENLSFQLTAGVLIWPIVFILTDIINEYFGKKGVIRLSYLAIGMISYSFILIYFAINLVPADFWVQSHLDFATTESEKMQLSEQVGNYNTAYSLVFGQGLKIIFASLIAFFIAQLLDAFIFRKIKLLTGEKKIWLRATGSTLISQFFDSYIVLWIAFYIGANWPLKTVLAIGTVNYIYKVFIAIVLTPLLYFMHW
- the hscA gene encoding Fe-S protein assembly chaperone HscA: MAKFGIDLKTGNLSTVKEIIVGIDLGTTNSLIAYMDGDKPAIIPIGFDGKGILPSAIHLNEKGVIEVGHFARVKRMANPLTTVYSIKRLLGRTMEDLQSNNIQLPYPVFGHTESGYINILLKDKVYSPVELSSYILKEVKAEAEFILKQNLQKAVITVPAYFSDAQRQATRSAGEMAGFEVLRIVNEPTAASMAYGIGLNRDLTQNIMVYDFGGGTFDVSILRIEDGIFEVLSTNGDNLLGGDDIDEAILKFWVNKHEISPGHPKIEEMRTIAEEAKKHLSNNDVFEINLSEIKLKLNAEELTRLSLPFIERSLNCCKKALQDSHLQLEDIDEIVLVGGSTRLKDIKIALTETFHRPVNDTIDPDQVVALGAAIQADILSGNRKDFLLLDVTPLSMGIETMGGLMDSIIPRNSKIPLKLAKQYTTYKDGQKNIKIAVYQGEREFVKDNIKLGEFILTNIDPMPAGLPRIELIFSLDVDGILSVTAKEMRSQKEQSIEIKSSFKLDQEEIAKRLMESVKMAQMDMDQKANIDASNEANYILLNARKFLKNNELYLSEAENLILQSNILLLENALSSNSASLIHTSIEQFNLATTEIAQKIMDIQIHNSLTGNSIDQLP